In Bacillus cereus ATCC 14579, a single window of DNA contains:
- a CDS encoding bifunctional S-methyl-5'-thioadenosine deaminase/S-adenosylhomocysteine deaminase has product MKGEILLKTTYVNATIVTMNEQNEVIENGYIIVENDQIIDVKSGEFANDFEVDEVIDMKGKWVLPGLVNTHTHVVMSLLRGIGDDMLLQPWLETRIWPLESQFTPELAVASTELGLLEMVKSGTTSFSDMFNPIGVDQDAIMETVSRSGMRAAVSRTLFSFGTKDDEKKAIEEAEKYVKRYYNESDMLTTMVAPHSPYTCSTELLEECARIAVENQTMVHIHLSETEREVRDIEAQYGKRPVEYAASCGLFKRPTVIAHGVVLNDDERAFLAEHDVRVAHNPNSNLKLGSGIANVKAMLEAGIKVGIATDSVASNNNLDMFEEMRIATLLQKGIHQDATALPVETALSLATKGAAEVIGMKQTGSLEAGKCADFITIDPSNKPHLQPADEVLSHLVYAASGKDISDVIINGKHVVWNGECKTLDEERIIFEASRYKRGLQR; this is encoded by the coding sequence TTGAAAGGGGAAATACTTTTGAAAACAACTTATGTAAACGCTACAATTGTAACGATGAATGAACAAAACGAAGTGATAGAAAATGGATATATCATTGTAGAAAATGATCAAATTATAGATGTAAAGAGCGGAGAATTCGCTAATGATTTTGAAGTAGATGAAGTAATTGACATGAAAGGAAAGTGGGTTTTACCAGGGCTTGTAAACACACATACACACGTTGTAATGAGTCTCTTAAGAGGTATTGGCGATGATATGTTATTACAACCATGGCTGGAGACGAGAATTTGGCCACTTGAAAGTCAGTTTACTCCAGAGCTTGCGGTTGCTAGTACGGAATTAGGATTACTTGAAATGGTGAAAAGTGGTACAACATCATTCTCTGACATGTTTAATCCAATTGGAGTAGATCAAGACGCAATTATGGAAACGGTATCAAGGAGCGGGATGCGAGCTGCTGTTTCAAGGACTTTATTTAGCTTCGGAACGAAAGACGATGAAAAGAAAGCGATTGAAGAAGCTGAGAAATATGTGAAGCGTTACTATAACGAAAGTGACATGTTAACTACGATGGTTGCACCACATAGTCCATATACATGTAGTACAGAATTGTTAGAAGAGTGCGCACGGATTGCAGTAGAGAATCAAACGATGGTTCATATCCATCTTTCTGAAACAGAGCGTGAAGTACGTGATATTGAAGCACAATATGGAAAACGTCCAGTAGAATATGCAGCGAGCTGCGGATTGTTTAAACGCCCAACAGTTATTGCACACGGTGTAGTATTAAATGATGATGAGCGTGCATTTTTAGCAGAACATGATGTTCGAGTAGCACATAACCCAAATAGTAATTTAAAACTAGGTTCTGGTATAGCGAATGTAAAAGCGATGCTAGAAGCAGGAATAAAAGTAGGAATTGCAACAGATAGTGTTGCATCTAACAATAATTTAGACATGTTTGAAGAAATGCGCATAGCGACTTTATTACAAAAAGGTATTCACCAAGATGCAACAGCATTACCAGTTGAAACAGCTCTTTCTCTTGCGACAAAAGGAGCTGCGGAAGTAATCGGGATGAAACAAACAGGGTCACTAGAAGCTGGTAAGTGTGCTGATTTTATTACGATTGACCCGTCTAATAAGCCGCATTTACAACCAGCGGATGAAGTGTTATCACACCTTGTATATGCTGCTAGTGGAAAAGATATAAGCGATGTAATTATTAACGGAAAACATGTCGTTTGGAATGGCGAATGTAAAACGTTAGATGAAGAGCGTATTATATTTGAAGCAAGTCGTTATAAACGAGGTTTGCAAAGATAG
- a CDS encoding YunG family protein, which produces MDDVKEKRIYEALIKSWSIETSSKWTIENPAKGQCGVTALVVQDIYGGEIKKTKVREVWHFYNFIDGQRFDFTETQFNGKLNYMDEKSNREEAFADTNEKQYNILKGKITKELKLSFDS; this is translated from the coding sequence ATGGATGATGTAAAGGAAAAAAGAATATATGAAGCACTAATAAAATCGTGGTCGATTGAAACGAGTTCAAAGTGGACAATTGAAAACCCAGCAAAGGGACAATGTGGTGTTACAGCTCTTGTCGTTCAAGACATATACGGAGGAGAAATTAAAAAGACAAAAGTAAGAGAGGTATGGCACTTTTATAACTTTATAGATGGGCAGAGATTTGATTTTACAGAGACTCAATTCAATGGGAAATTGAATTATATGGATGAAAAGTCAAATCGGGAAGAAGCATTTGCAGATACAAATGAAAAGCAATATAACATTTTGAAGGGAAAAATAACGAAAGAATTAAAATTATCTTTTGACTCTTAA